From Coffea arabica cultivar ET-39 chromosome 2e, Coffea Arabica ET-39 HiFi, whole genome shotgun sequence, the proteins below share one genomic window:
- the LOC113728904 gene encoding uncharacterized protein, with protein MDKEITFGPRDAVPLASGNHEAIVIDVVTNNYRVKKVYVDQESAVDNMFYRVFRELGLEDGQLTQVRTPLVGFTGPPVNPEGMITLMVTVGQTPKCRTIPVNFVVVKQPSPYNIFLGRPVLNALRAIPSTLHLSVKFPTPGGVAEVHGDPEVARTCYLTMLRGHEKVVAQAISLEPYISGEEERQRGTQDEIEEFPLREDRPDQVIRIGASLLPKEKDDLKALLREYAQVFAWTVEDMPEIPTDLAVHHLNIDPRFKPVKQKKRNFAPERNEAIRKEVGKLLESKIIMEVYYPTWLANPVLVKKEDQSWRMCVDFTDLNKACPKDCFPLPRIDRLVDATVGFDVLCFLDAFKGYHQIEMAEENREKTSFITEEGTYCYRTMPFGLKNARATYQR; from the coding sequence ATGGATAAGGAGATCACCTTCGGGCCGAGGGACGCGGTCCCCCTAGCATCTGGGAACCATGAGGCCATCGTCATCGATGTTGTGACCAACAACTATCGGGTGAAGAAGGTGTACGTCGACCAAGAGAGTGCGGTCGACAATATGTTTTATCGGGTGTTCAGGGAGCTCGGCTTGGAGGACGGACAGCTGACCCAGGTTCGGACACCCCTGGTGGGCTTTACCGGACCGCCTGTCAACCCGGAGGGAATGATCACCCTGATGGTCACGGTAGGGCAAACCCCCAAGTGCCGGACCATCCCTGTCAATTTCGTGGTGGTCAAGCAGCCATCCCCGTATAACATATTCCTTGGTCGGCCTGTTTTAAATGCCCTCCGAGCCATTCCCTCAACGCTCCACCTCAGCGTCAAGTTTCCCACCCCGGGAGGGGTTGCCGAGGTGCATGGAGATCCGGAGGTGGCCCGAACTTGTTACCTAACCATGCTCCGGGGACACGAGAAGGTGGTCGCTCAGGCGATCAGCTTGGAACCTTACATCTCGGGGGAGGAGGAACGGCAGCGGGGCACTCAGGACGAGATCGAGGAATTCCCATTAAGGGAGGACAGGCCTGACCAGGTAATCCGCATCGGAGCGTCACTACTGCCCAAGGAGAAGGATGACCTAAAGGCCCTCCTGAGGGAGTACGCCCAGGTTTTCGCATGGACGGTAGAGGATATGCCCGAAATTCCGACCGACCTGGCCGTCCACCACCTCAACATAGACCCCCGCTTTAAGCCCGTGAAGCAGAAGAAGAGAAACTTCGCTCCTGAGAGAAATGAGGCGATCAGGAAGGAGGTCGGAAAGCTGCTGGAATCCAAAATCATCATGGAGGTCTACTACCCGACCTGGCTAGCCAACCCTGTCCTGGTTAAGAAGGAGGACCAGTCTTGGAGGATGTGCGTTGACTTCACAGATCTCAATAAAGCCTGCCCGAAGGACTGCTTCCCCTTACCAAGGATCGACAGGTTAGTAGATGCTACTGTTGGTTTTGACGTCTTGTGTTTCCTCGATGCTTTTAAGGGGTACCATCAGATCGAGATGGCCGAGGAGAATCGAGAAAAAACGTCGTTCATCACCGAGGAAGGAACCTACTGCTACCGGACGATGCCGTTCGGGCTGAAGAACGCCAGAGCTACATACCAGCGTTAA
- the LOC113732316 gene encoding cinnamoyl-CoA reductase 1-like, with product MAAWEAEKARTVCVTGAGGYLGSWLVKLLLSRHYTVHATLRNPEDEKYVHLKKLDKAAENLKLFKADLLDYNSISAAIRGCDGVFHVASPVPSGSVPNPEVELVEPAVKGTLNVLKACSEANVKRVVAVSSTAAVVVSPNRHKGEIIDETCWSDGEYCKTTNNWYCYSKTVAESEALQYAKETGLDVLTVCPSFVLGPMLQRDVNASSLVLIKLLKEGYEEIENKFRDMVDVRDVAEALLLVYGRPETEGRYICSSHLTATKDMVEILRKNYPNYKYPKRFIEVKDQGRGNVSSEKLQRLGWRYRPVEETLVDSVESYQQAGILD from the exons ATGGCAGCGTGGGAGGCTGAGAAGGCCAGGACAGTATGTGTTACAGGAGCAGGGGGATACCTGGGATCTTGGTTAGTCAAGCTACTCCTTTCCCGCCATTATACTGTTCATGCCACCCTCAGAAATCCCG AGGATGAGAAATATGTTCATCTGAAGAAACTTGACAAAGCAGCTGAGAATTTGAAACTCTTTAAGGCTGATTTGCTGGATTACAACTCCATTTCTGCAGCCATCAGGGGCTGTGATGGCGTATTTCATGTAGCTAGTCCTGTTCCTTCAGGCTCTGTTCCCAATCCTGAG GTTGAACTTGTTGAGCCGGCTGTAAAGGGTACCCTTAATGTACTGAAGGCTTGTTCTGAAGCAAATGTCAAGCGCGTTGTAGCTGTTTCCTCTACTGCAGCTGTTGTTGTGAGTCCTAATCGGCATAAAGGTGAAATTATAGATGAGACGTGTTGGTCAGACGGGGAATACTGCAAGACAACAAAT aACTGGTATTGTTACTCCAAGACGGTTGCTGAAAGTGAGGCTTTACAATATGCAAAAGAAACTGGCCTTGATGTTTTAACTGTATGCCCATCCTTTGTTCTCGGCCCCATGCTTCAGCGTGATGTGAATGCTAGCAGTCTGGTTCTTATAAAGCTGTTGAAAG AAGGATATGAAGAAATAGAAAACAAATTCCGGGATATGGTAGATGTGCGTGATGTGGCTGAAGCACTGCTTTTGGTTTACGGGAGACCTGAAACTGAAGGGCGGTACATATGTTCATCTCACCTCACTGCGACAAAAGATATGGTGGAAATTCTGAGGAAAAACTATCCCAACTATAAGTACCCTAAGAG ATTTATAGAGGTGAAGGATCAAGGCCGAGGAAATGTTAGCTCAGAAAAATTGCAGAGGCTGGGCTGGAGATATAGGCCAGTGGAAGAAACTCTTGTTGACTCTGTCGAAAGCTACCAGCAGGCTGGGATCTTGGATTGA